From the genome of Bombus huntii isolate Logan2020A chromosome 14, iyBomHunt1.1, whole genome shotgun sequence, one region includes:
- the LOC126873288 gene encoding probable chitinase 2 codes for MKVCVFLSLLAILLLSSNGILAQSGPKHNKVVTCYVASWAIYRRSNGKFDIPDIEPQLCTHLIYTFAGLDSTTWAIKSLDPYLDVTKEHYKKMTALREQYPHLNILLSIGGYNEGSTKYSDLVSLPVRRSAFVKSVVDFLKAYNFTGLDISWEYPGSRGGSVLDKLNFVRLLKELKEAFQESNYLLTAALGVGPNIIDAGYDIPELSKYLDYMHVMAYDYHGSWDRKVLPNSPLRAGDNLDVVDTLNYYLSRGAAADKLVLGLPSYGRTFVLMNTLNSPEESPMNRTIVGNGFQGPYTLQDGFMGYNEICEELVDYGSSWVRGWDNSSATPYIVDEEFVIAYDNPKSLKEKIEYAMNLNLAGVMVWSIDTDDFSGKCASLQDSLDPTSGRYPLLRSINVVLSEKN; via the exons ATGAAGGTGTGCGTGTTCCTGTCTCTACTTGCAATATTGCTCCTCAGTAGCAATGGTATCCTAG CTCAATCAGGACCTAAGCATAATAAGGTAGTAACTTGTTATGTCGCCTCCTGGGCCATTTACAGACGTAGTAATGGAAAGTTTGATATTCCTGATATTGAACCACAACTTTGCACACACCTTATATATACATTCGCCGGGCTGGACAGCACGACATGGGCCATTAAGAGCCTCGATCCTTACTTAGATGTTACCAAAG AGCATTACAAAAAAATGACCGCACTTCGTGAACAGTATCCACATTTAAACATTCTACTATCAATTGGAGGATATAACGAGGGTAGTACAAAATACTCTGATCTTGTTTCATTGCCTGTACGAAGATCTGCGTTCGTTAAGAGTGTAGTAGATTTCCTTAA GGCATACAATTTTACTGGTTTGGACATAAGTTGGGAGTATCCTGGATCACGCGGTGGTAGTGTACTagacaaattaaattttgtcaGGCTTCTGAAG GAATTGAAAGAAGCATTCCAAGAGTCGAACTATCTATTAACAGCAGCTTTAGGTGTTGGTCCAAACATCATCGATGCTGGATACGATATTCCCGAACTTTCCAAATATCTCGACTATATGCATGTAATGGCCTACGATTATCATGGATCATGGGATAGAAAAGTGCTGCCGAATTCACCATTAAGAGCTGGAGATAATCTGGATGTG gtGGATACACTCAATTATTACTTAAGTAGAGGTGCAGCAGCAGATAAACTAGTATTAGGCTTGCCTTCGTATGGCAGAACTTTTGTATTGATGAACACATTAAATTCTCCTGAAGAAAGTCCAATGAATCGAACGATCGTCGGAAACGGGTTTCAGGGGCCTTACACTCTCCAAGATGGTTTTATGGGATACAATGAA ATTTGTGAAGAATTAGTGGATTATGGAAGTTCTTGGGTACGTGGCTGGGATAATAGTAGCGCTACACCTTACATCGTTGACGAGGAattcgttatagcatatgataACCCCAAGAGTTTAAAAGAAAAG ATCGAATATGCGATGAACTTAAATTTGGCTGGTGTAATGGTTTGGAGCATCGATACCGATGACTTCAGTGGAAAATGCGCATCTTTGCAAGACTCTCTAGATCCAACAAGTGGCAGATATCCTTTACTAAGATCGATTAACGTGGTTCTATCTGAAAAAAATTAG